The genomic stretch ATTTGCCGTCATTGAAGGAGGTTATGTCAGCATGAAAATTTTAATCACGGGCGGAGCAGGTTTTATCGGGAGCAACTTTATATTTCACATGTTAGAATCTCACCCCGATTATGAAATTATCTGCGTTGACAAATTGACTTATGCAGGAAATATTAACACTCTCAAAGATTTAATTGCTGAAGGGAGAATAAATTTTTTCAGGCTCGACATTTGCGACAGAGAGAGAATCTATAATTTATTTGACTCGGAACGTCCTGACATAGTCGTAAATTTTGCGGCAGAGTCTCACGTTGATAGATCCATAGAGTCGCCCGGAATATTTTTATTTACGAATACGCTAGGAACAGGGGTATTACTTGACGCGAGCTTAAAATTTGGTGTCAAACGTTTTCATCAGGTCAGCACCGACGAAGTTTACGGAGATTTACCGCTTGATAGGCCAGATTTATTTTTCTCGGAAAGTTCGCAGATAAAAGCGTCATCGCCGTATTCAGCGTCGAAGGCAAGTGCTGATTTATTGACTCTCTCGTATCACAGGACATTTAATTTGCCGGTCAGTATTTCGAGATGTTCAAATAATTATGGGCCTTATCATTTCCCGGAAAAATTGATTCCCCTCATGATAATTAATGCGCTTCATGATAAAGATTTGCCGGTCTATGGTCAGGGAATAAATGTAAGGGACTGGCTGTTTGTGCGGGATCACTGCCGGGCGATTGATTTAATTATTCACGATGAAGGCTCGAACGGTGAAATTTATAATATCGGCGGACATAATGAAATGCGTAATATCGACATAGTAAAATTAATCTGTCATG from Synergistaceae bacterium encodes the following:
- the rfbB gene encoding dTDP-glucose 4,6-dehydratase; the protein is MKILITGGAGFIGSNFIFHMLESHPDYEIICVDKLTYAGNINTLKDLIAEGRINFFRLDICDRERIYNLFDSERPDIVVNFAAESHVDRSIESPGIFLFTNTLGTGVLLDASLKFGVKRFHQVSTDEVYGDLPLDRPDLFFSESSQIKASSPYSASKASADLLTLSYHRTFNLPVSISRCSNNYGPYHFPEKLIPLMIINALHDKDLPVYGQGINVRDWLFVRDHCRAIDLIIHDEGSNGEIYNIGGHNEMRNIDIVKLICHELNKPESLIKFVTDRKGHDLRYAINPEKIYLRLGWLPETKFADGIKLTIKWYLENKSWWEPLINSR